The following coding sequences are from one Epinephelus moara isolate mb chromosome 7, YSFRI_EMoa_1.0, whole genome shotgun sequence window:
- the LOC126393351 gene encoding trace amine-associated receptor 13c-like, producing the protein METLEESELCFPQLLNSSCRKPKRSLTEAVLLYSLLSFISLLTVTLNLLVVISISHFKQLHTPTNFLLLSLAVSDCIVGLFMFFEIFLTDGCWLLSDIMCVLHVYLSYITTSASVGTMVLISVDRYFAICCPLHYSTKVTVKAVSISVSLCWVCSLLYNSLIMMDNLKQPGRYNSCSGQCVIVINYIAGIVDFILTFIGPVTVIIVLYMRVFVVAVSQARAMRSHIAAVTQQKLGKVTAKKSEMKAARTLGVVVVVFLICLCPFYCISLAGQDSLFGVTSLPLETWLIFFNSCVNPVIYAFCYPWFLRSIKLIVTFKIFQPDSCDASVL; encoded by the exons ATGGAGACCCTGGAGGAAAGTGAACTCTGCTTTCCACAACTCCTCAACTCCTCCTGCAGGAAGCCAAAGCGTTCACTCACTGAGGCTGTGCTTCTTTACAGTCTCCTTTCCTTCATCTCTCTGCTCACTGTGACTCTCAACCTGCTGGTCGTCATCTCCATCTCACACTTCAA GCAGCTCCACACCCCCACcaacttcctcctcctctctctggctgTCTCAGATTGCATCGTGGGCCTCTTCATGTTCTTTGAGATTTTCCTCACAGATGGCTGCTGGTTACTCAGTGACATCATGTGTGTCCTGCATGTGTATCTGTCATACATTACTACCTCTGCCTCAGTAGGAACCATGGTGCTCATATCAGTCGACCGCTATTTTGCCATTTGCTGTCCTCTGCATTACTCCACCAAAGTCACTGTTAAAGCAGTTTCAATCTCTGTTAGCCTCTGTTGGGTCTGTTCTCTTCTGTACAACAGTCTGATAATGATGGATAACTTGAAACAACCAGGCAGGTATAATTCCTGCTCTGGACAGTGTGTGATTGTCATTAACTATATCGCAGGGATTGTTGACTTTATTTTGACCTTTATCGGCCCTGTCACTGTCATCATAGTTCTGTACATGAGAGTATTTGTGGTGGCTGTGTCTCAGGCTCGTGCTATGCGGTCCCATATTGCAGCAGTCACACAACAAAAGTTAGGGAAAGTAACTGCTAAGAAATCTGAGATGAAAGCAGCCAGGACTCTTGGTGTGGTTGTAGTTGTGTTTCTGATATGCCTTTGCCCATTTTACTGTATCTCTCTTGCAGGCCAGGACAGCTTGTTTGGCGTGACCTCTTTGCCCTTAGAGACATGGCTGATCTTTTTTAACTCTTGTGTAAACCCAGTGATCTATGCTTTTTGCTACCCTTGGTTTCTCAGATCCATTAAGCTCATTGTAACATTTAAGATATTTCAGCCTGACTCCTGTGATGCCAGTGTACTGTAG